Below is a window of Humulus lupulus chromosome 9, drHumLupu1.1, whole genome shotgun sequence DNA.
aaatgttcactaaaaactatcatcttatttatgaattttaaaaaatcctTAATATTTTTATGTGAAACATTTTGAACGAGTTCGCTTCTGCTTTTACAGATTCAGCAACTTTTATAGATTGTATCGAATTTGTAGTATCTCGATTCTGACTTCCTCGCTTCATTCTTTATGTGAGACAGTTTGAACGAGTTCCCTTCTGCTTTTACAGCTACTGTAAGAGAGTTGGATGCTCTAATGGCACTAGATGATGCACAACTAAAAGCCTGCCTGGAGTCCTATCAGCATATGGATTTTGTTAAAACAGGCCCCTTCAGAGCCCTTCAAGTTGTTTCAATATTCATCTATACCCTGCACAGTTTAATAAAAACCCCACAAATAAAAGATTTTGAAGGTATGAATGATAAAGAGCTGACTGTGGTAAGGCAATTGGCCATGACAGCTACATTCATTTTCATGGGACGATTTATTGATAGATGTTTAAAGGCAAGTACCTTAAATTCTTGCCCTCTGTTACCTGCTGTGCTTGTTTTCATTGAGTGGTTGGCAATCATGCTCGATGAGGTGGAGTTTTATGGGGTTGATGAGAAAAGCAGTAGTGCCATGTCCTACCTGTTTGCTTCATTTGTTATTCTTCTACGGAGAATTGGTGTCAATAAAATTAAAGGAGGTTCTTCTGATGGTACTCCTCTGTGGGAAGACTATGAACTAAGGGGCTTTGCACCTGTTGCTTCTGTGCATGAATCGTTACATTTCTCATCTCAATCAGAGCGTATAAATGATTTTGAAGATGTGACTGAATCCCGTGCTCATCGAATAATCAATGCTGCTATAAAGATTTCAAGCAGATCAAGTGGTTCTCGGAAATGGATCATCTATGATCAGTTGGGTGGAAAATTCATTAGTGCTCGTGAAGCCGAGTTTAATGACATTCCAGACAAAAGAGATTCAGAGAAGGCAGAGTACACTAGTTCTGATCCTAAAACGGAAGTTTCTAATGGGTGTTCCTTTGAATGCTTGGAAGAATCTCAGAAACAGATGGAAGTACAAAATTTAAGAGCGAGTGGAAGGTCTATTACTGTTGAAGAGGAGGAAGTTATTCTCTTCAAGCCTCTTACTAGATACAATTCAGCGCCACTTAGTTCTAACTCGAGCAATCCAACATCTCCAAAAGAAAGGGAGGATCCAAGTGTACCTTCCGATGACTGCTTACGTCGTGCTACATCACTCCTCATAGCACAAAACCAGACCCAAGGTAGTCCTTTGTCTGAGCAGGCTGACATTAGTAACTTCGGCTACGACAAATCATTTAAGCATCAGGATCATATTTTCAAGGATACAGGGCTGCAGCCATTTCCAGATCCCCCAATCTCTGCTGGACCTCCTTCACTGAGTGCTTGGGTTCTTGACTGGGGCAGTTCCAACAATAGTAAAGAAAAATCATATAACGGGGTTAAGAAACATGTATTAAGCCCTATAGAGGAAGTAGCTTCTGAAACATTGTGTGGTCTCTCCATGACCGAAACTGATGATTCTACCAAAACTCATCCATTTTCAACCACACATTACTCTTCCTCACCTTATTCAGCTCCAGTACCTTCTGCTCCTCTTCTTCCATCTGATGCAGCTTGGGTTAAAGACGTTCAATCTAATTTTGATGGCAGCCTCAACAAATCAGAAACTTTCTTGTATGCACCCCACGCGAGCAGCAGCTATTCTAATTGGACTGCTACACAAGGCCCCCCTGATTGCAGTCTCAGCAGCATCCCGGGTTTAACAGGGAACTTCCCACCTCAACGCAGAATGTCTTCGTCAGAGTGGCTTCGACAATATAGAGAAAATTGCAATATTGAGCGCGGTTACAACCATGTCAGGCCCTTGTCTTCCTACTTCTATGCCCCTGGGAACCTGGGAAACTTCCATAATGATCATGGTGCTTCCAGGTCTGATCTCGATCAATGGGGATATCCTTTGGCCTCTAATCCAACAATGCAAACAGTTACCGGAAACCCATCATTATATCCAGCTTATCCTCTAGATTATAGCGCCATGGATTTTCAAAGAAGGGAGAAACTCTTGTATGGTTACCAAAGGCCAAGTCCATATGTGTGTGGAGCTGTGACAGACAAGATAAATGAACCACAACCACTTCTGCAGTTACTGAAGGAGAAAGAAATGCAACTCCAGCGAGATCCAACGCTCATGAGGGGTCCTCCGTATATGGGAAACTAAGAATTTCGAACAATAGTAAACAAAACTATAGCATGATTCTACTTCATACTGACAAATTCCTGTCAAGTTTTGTATA
It encodes the following:
- the LOC133801513 gene encoding nonsense-mediated mRNA decay factor SMG7-like, which produces MTNNLRSPLEDQRGKHDFLIEVANKEKQLWRLIHAKDLLHNDVQELYRKVRSSYEKLILHDYEQAELQDVEYSLWKLHYKHIDEFRKRIKKSSNVELYKTNHIEGFKLFLSEAIEFYQNLFVKARNVSRLPQESSSCRKGGETGFSEAKKMQKCQFLCHRFLVCLGDLVRYREQYEKPDVRKHNWSRAAIHYMEATMIWPDSGNPHNQLAVLATYVGDEFLALYHCIRSLAVKEPFPDARDNLILLLERNRSSCLQSLSSEADFDFSKPSERSITMKSLKSSDDMSYQSTLKDEDNGSLPDNFCSLFIRIISFFFIKSSLNEFPSAFTATVRELDALMALDDAQLKACLESYQHMDFVKTGPFRALQVVSIFIYTLHSLIKTPQIKDFEGMNDKELTVVRQLAMTATFIFMGRFIDRCLKASTLNSCPLLPAVLVFIEWLAIMLDEVEFYGVDEKSSSAMSYLFASFVILLRRIGVNKIKGGSSDGTPLWEDYELRGFAPVASVHESLHFSSQSERINDFEDVTESRAHRIINAAIKISSRSSGSRKWIIYDQLGGKFISAREAEFNDIPDKRDSEKAEYTSSDPKTEVSNGCSFECLEESQKQMEVQNLRASGRSITVEEEEVILFKPLTRYNSAPLSSNSSNPTSPKEREDPSVPSDDCLRRATSLLIAQNQTQGSPLSEQADISNFGYDKSFKHQDHIFKDTGLQPFPDPPISAGPPSLSAWVLDWGSSNNSKEKSYNGVKKHVLSPIEEVASETLCGLSMTETDDSTKTHPFSTTHYSSSPYSAPVPSAPLLPSDAAWVKDVQSNFDGSLNKSETFLYAPHASSSYSNWTATQGPPDCSLSSIPGLTGNFPPQRRMSSSEWLRQYRENCNIERGYNHVRPLSSYFYAPGNLGNFHNDHGASRSDLDQWGYPLASNPTMQTVTGNPSLYPAYPLDYSAMDFQRREKLLYGYQRPSPYVCGAVTDKINEPQPLLQLLKEKEMQLQRDPTLMRGPPYMGN